In Fundidesulfovibrio putealis DSM 16056, the following proteins share a genomic window:
- a CDS encoding HDOD domain-containing protein, protein MKVGELRPGMLLAQAVRDVNGRLLMGEGTCLTERFLGVLKAWGIAEVAVQGEKTCSLADAGDGLPESLAARAQEICAVRLSRCDLANPVVQDVFHLAVARVGHLLEKGAPLVPPTLAKPGDEGSDLAPLDMEQLATEDLPMDAMPEVLARLAQIMENPSASPAEAADIIQCDPGLAAKLLKMVNSPLYGFPQRIDTISRAVTIIGVQQLSALALGVTVMGVFRSIPKNLLDTRQFWLHSLACACGARALASALGLPNTERYFVGGLLHDVGQLFFFLHVPERARLVLAQVRATGESLQSAERRCLGADHGQAGGTLLAAWQLPASLVQAAACHHDPLAAPAPQDATIVHVADFIAEALHFGSNGQSVLAPLNTAALGMLHVPPGVAAQVAARIEEQLGQLESIFLGGS, encoded by the coding sequence ATGAAAGTTGGCGAACTCAGGCCCGGGATGCTGCTGGCCCAGGCGGTGCGCGACGTGAACGGTCGGCTGCTCATGGGCGAAGGCACCTGCCTGACCGAGCGGTTCCTGGGGGTCCTCAAGGCCTGGGGCATCGCCGAAGTGGCCGTGCAGGGCGAGAAGACGTGCTCCCTGGCCGACGCCGGGGACGGCCTGCCCGAGAGCCTTGCGGCCAGGGCGCAGGAAATCTGCGCGGTCAGGCTGTCGCGATGCGACCTCGCCAACCCCGTGGTGCAAGACGTCTTCCATCTCGCCGTCGCCAGGGTCGGCCACCTGCTGGAAAAGGGCGCGCCCCTGGTTCCCCCCACGCTCGCAAAGCCCGGCGACGAGGGCTCGGACCTAGCCCCCCTGGACATGGAGCAACTGGCCACCGAAGACCTCCCCATGGACGCCATGCCCGAGGTGTTGGCCCGGCTGGCCCAGATAATGGAAAACCCTTCGGCCTCCCCGGCGGAGGCGGCGGACATCATCCAGTGCGATCCGGGGCTTGCCGCCAAGCTCCTCAAGATGGTCAACAGCCCTCTCTACGGCTTTCCCCAACGCATCGACACCATCTCGCGCGCCGTGACCATCATCGGCGTGCAGCAGCTTTCCGCGCTGGCCCTGGGCGTCACGGTGATGGGCGTGTTCAGGAGCATCCCCAAAAACCTGTTGGACACCCGGCAGTTCTGGCTGCACAGCCTGGCCTGCGCCTGCGGCGCGCGCGCCCTGGCCTCGGCTCTGGGGCTGCCCAACACCGAGCGCTACTTCGTGGGCGGCCTGCTGCACGACGTGGGGCAGTTGTTCTTCTTTCTGCATGTGCCCGAACGGGCGCGGCTGGTGCTCGCGCAGGTGCGCGCGACCGGTGAGAGCCTCCAGTCCGCCGAGCGTCGCTGCCTGGGTGCGGACCACGGCCAGGCGGGCGGCACGCTCCTGGCCGCATGGCAGCTCCCCGCGAGCCTGGTGCAGGCCGCCGCCTGCCATCACGATCCGCTCGCGGCTCCCGCGCCCCAGGACGCGACCATCGTGCATGTGGCGGATTTCATCGCCGAAGCGCTCCATTTCGGCTCCAACGGCCAGTCCGTGCTTGCCCCCCTGAACACGGCGGCCCTGGGCATGCTGCATGTCCCGCCCGGAGTTGCGGCACAGGTTGCGGCGCGCATCGAGGAACAGCTGGGGCAGCTCGAATCCATCTTCCTGGGCGGAAGCTGA
- the ychF gene encoding redox-regulated ATPase YchF, which produces MALSIGIVGLPNVGKSTLFNALTRAQNAQAANYPFCTIEPNKAIVAVPDERMNALARLANPQKVIGATVEFTDIAGLVKGASKGEGLGNKFLANIRETQAILHVVRCFKDDDVVHVHGNVDPVGDIEVIETELILADAQVLENRMDRLRKQAKAGKEHQAKLAAAEKLLAHLMEGRPASALEGAKEGAMAELFDELGPITAKPIIYCANVDEAGLGEDSPEVQAVRAHAARTGAPVVKVSAKMEEEMATLSDEERAEFLESYGVESSGLDQVIRTGYAVLGLISYFTVGPKEVRAWTIEQGWKAPKAASVIHTDFERGFIRAEVISFQDYTAHSTEAACRAAGVLRQEGKEYVVKDGDVVHFLFNV; this is translated from the coding sequence ATGGCACTGAGCATCGGCATCGTCGGCCTCCCCAACGTCGGAAAATCCACGCTGTTCAACGCCCTGACCAGGGCTCAGAACGCGCAGGCCGCCAACTATCCCTTCTGCACCATCGAGCCCAACAAGGCCATCGTGGCCGTGCCGGACGAGCGCATGAACGCCCTGGCCCGGCTGGCCAACCCGCAGAAGGTGATCGGGGCCACGGTGGAGTTCACCGACATTGCCGGGCTGGTCAAGGGCGCGAGCAAGGGCGAGGGCCTTGGCAACAAGTTCCTGGCCAACATCCGCGAGACCCAGGCCATCCTGCACGTGGTGCGCTGCTTCAAGGACGACGACGTGGTGCACGTGCACGGCAACGTGGACCCCGTGGGCGACATCGAGGTCATCGAGACCGAGCTTATCCTGGCCGACGCCCAGGTGCTGGAGAACCGCATGGACCGTCTGCGCAAGCAGGCCAAGGCGGGCAAGGAGCACCAGGCCAAGCTGGCCGCAGCCGAGAAGCTCCTGGCCCACCTGATGGAAGGCCGCCCCGCCTCCGCCCTGGAGGGCGCGAAGGAGGGAGCCATGGCTGAGCTGTTCGACGAGCTCGGCCCCATCACCGCAAAGCCCATCATCTACTGCGCCAACGTGGACGAGGCGGGCCTTGGCGAGGACAGCCCCGAGGTGCAGGCCGTGCGCGCCCACGCCGCCAGGACCGGCGCGCCCGTGGTCAAGGTGTCGGCCAAGATGGAAGAGGAGATGGCCACGCTCTCCGACGAGGAACGCGCCGAATTCCTTGAATCTTACGGCGTCGAGAGCTCCGGGCTTGACCAGGTGATACGCACGGGATACGCCGTTTTGGGGCTCATCAGCTATTTCACCGTCGGACCCAAGGAAGTGCGGGCTTGGACGATAGAGCAGGGTTGGAAAGCGCCCAAAGCGGCTTCCGTCATCCATACCGATTTCGAGCGGGGCTTCATCCGCGCCGAGGTCATATCCTTTCAGGATTACACCGCCCACTCCACCGAGGCTGCCTGCCGCGCGGCTGGCGTGCTGCGCCAGGAAGGCAAGGAGTACGTGGTCAAGGACGGCGACGTGGTCCACTTCCTGTTCAACGTCTAG
- a CDS encoding type II toxin-antitoxin system Phd/YefM family antitoxin, with protein sequence MQTIYADKTVSVTELKRNFSAILNEAGNDPVAVLNHNKPEAYLLSAEHYARLLERLEDLEDARLVRERSGGPFVEVDIDEL encoded by the coding sequence ATGCAGACCATCTACGCCGACAAGACAGTGAGCGTCACCGAACTCAAACGGAACTTCAGCGCCATCCTGAACGAAGCCGGGAACGACCCGGTGGCGGTGCTGAACCACAACAAGCCGGAAGCCTACCTGCTCTCTGCCGAGCACTACGCGCGGCTGCTGGAACGGCTGGAGGACCTGGAGGACGCCCGGTTGGTCCGGGAACGCTCAGGTGGGCCTTTCGTGGAAGTGGACATTGATGAGCTTTAG
- a CDS encoding precorrin-8X methylmutase, with amino-acid sequence MHENNQSKPGQPGSSVTISGPADPVGIERKSFAIIDSEVPEPRPFLGEEWEVARRLVHTSADFELLNLLRFSPGAVQAGVAALRSGAVIVTDTRMCQMGIPMRRLTPLGCTTVCHMNDPDVISEAKKLGTTRARVAVEKAASISGPVIYAVGNAPTALLRLMELMDQGVVAPELVVGMPVGFVNAAESKALLFTRTDAAFIGISGRKGGSPLAAACLNALAELALRGTA; translated from the coding sequence ATGCATGAAAACAATCAGAGCAAACCCGGCCAGCCCGGCAGCTCAGTGACCATTTCCGGCCCCGCCGACCCGGTGGGCATAGAACGCAAAAGCTTCGCGATAATAGACTCCGAGGTTCCCGAACCGCGCCCCTTCCTGGGCGAGGAGTGGGAAGTGGCGCGCAGGCTGGTGCACACCAGCGCGGACTTCGAGCTCTTGAACCTGCTGCGCTTCTCGCCCGGGGCCGTGCAGGCGGGCGTGGCCGCGCTGCGCTCGGGCGCGGTGATCGTCACGGACACGCGCATGTGCCAGATGGGCATCCCCATGCGCCGTCTGACCCCGCTTGGCTGCACCACGGTCTGCCACATGAACGATCCCGACGTGATCTCCGAGGCCAAGAAGCTGGGCACCACGCGGGCCAGGGTGGCCGTGGAAAAGGCCGCGAGCATCTCCGGCCCGGTGATCTACGCCGTGGGCAACGCCCCCACAGCGCTCTTGCGCCTGATGGAGCTCATGGACCAGGGCGTCGTGGCCCCGGAACTGGTGGTGGGCATGCCGGTGGGATTCGTGAACGCGGCGGAATCCAAGGCGCTCTTGTTTACGCGCACGGACGCGGCCTTCATCGGCATCAGCGGCAGGAAGGGGGGCTCTCCCCTGGCGGCGGCCTGCCTGAACGCCCTGGCCGAGCTTGCTCTTAGGGGAACGGCCTAG
- a CDS encoding alpha/beta fold hydrolase, producing the protein MSTFKTKDGVSIYYKDWGSGQPVVFSHGWPLSADAWDAQMVFLGERGYRVIAHDRRGHGRSDQTWDGNDMDTYADDLAALFETLDLKNAVMVGHSTGGGEVARYIGRHGTSRVAKAVLLGAVPPLMLKTPANPGGLPMEVFDAIRAGVLSDRSQFFMDLTMPFYGYNRTGAEVSQGVRDSFWLQGMQAGFKPVLDCIRQFSETDFTEDLKKFDVPTLFIHGDDDQIVPIGASAMLAVKLVKSATLKVYPGAPHGLATTMQDEFNADLLAFIKS; encoded by the coding sequence ATGAGCACTTTCAAAACCAAAGACGGCGTCTCAATCTATTACAAGGACTGGGGCTCGGGCCAGCCCGTGGTGTTCTCGCACGGCTGGCCGCTCAGCGCCGACGCCTGGGACGCCCAGATGGTGTTTCTGGGCGAGCGCGGCTACCGGGTCATCGCCCACGACCGGCGCGGACATGGCCGCTCCGACCAGACCTGGGACGGCAACGACATGGACACATACGCGGACGATCTGGCCGCGCTGTTCGAGACGCTGGACCTGAAGAACGCGGTCATGGTGGGGCACTCAACCGGCGGGGGCGAGGTGGCCCGCTACATCGGCCGCCACGGTACGTCTCGCGTGGCCAAGGCGGTGCTCCTGGGAGCGGTGCCTCCGCTCATGCTGAAGACCCCGGCCAATCCGGGCGGGTTGCCCATGGAAGTCTTCGACGCAATCCGCGCCGGAGTGTTGAGCGACCGCTCACAGTTCTTCATGGACCTGACCATGCCGTTCTACGGCTACAACCGTACCGGGGCCGAAGTCTCGCAGGGCGTGCGCGATTCGTTCTGGCTCCAGGGCATGCAGGCCGGTTTCAAACCCGTGCTTGACTGCATCAGGCAGTTCTCCGAGACCGACTTCACCGAGGATTTGAAGAAGTTCGACGTGCCCACCCTGTTCATCCACGGCGACGACGACCAGATCGTCCCCATCGGCGCGTCGGCCATGCTCGCCGTGAAGCTGGTGAAGAGCGCGACCCTCAAGGTCTATCCTGGCGCGCCGCACGGCCTGGCTACCACGATGCAGGACGAGTTCAACGCCGACCTGCTGGCCTTCATCAAGTCCTAG
- a CDS encoding EAL domain-containing protein, whose translation MNKSLGKPACTAASWPWEEACCGVMASALGDGLAVLDHSFGLITCNEAFKALMGRESVASGDHVPDMFPASCRDELRRVLAAARDGEPCRAELGLDEGLLQADEPQGLRALASVTPLPCNPGRPAAIGLLLVDVSALIEAREARNRETLRALRESERTGWTLLNATLDSAFLFDRDGVIHAANEHAARKLGVSEAKAMVGRRMSEYFPPHVFERRLANLRRVFDTGKPLRVEDERADIIFDNNLFPVFDEHGNVSKVAVFGHDITKRRQSEVQLRKRAFQQGVVAELGIFALSNLSLRDILDKTCRLAAMLFEADFCEVLEVVPGQDDLLLTAGVGWNASQLGTLRVSLSGTLAGLALSSNAPAVVEDVCTDTRLSEIQTFLDHRIASGMSVVIHGTSSAFGVLGVHSVRKRRFSGDEVNTLQSVANVLSEAVARFQAEKTLQALSERNTAILGSVAQGIFGVDEAGLITFANPAVEKLTGFSGTELSGANAHWLLHHTRPDGSVYTEEACPITHTLADGQLRHVEEDVYWRKDGTSFPVDYSCTPLFSQDRLEGAVVVFEDVTERKRAQERLRRLAFFDELTGLPNRSQFKLRLESALDRSRPGAGFAVLFLDLDDFKVVNDGLGHSLGDRLLRSISQRLRSAIGPRGLLARLGGDEFAVLLEDMQDPKEAMAMAGRIHKELASPERLEDYEIFISASVGLVLNEGHYQNIEDILRDADTAMFQAKTLGKGENMVFDKAMHDEVRSRLMLENDLRRALERDELFLVYQPIVNLSDLRPSGFEALLRWQHPERGLVSPMEFIPVAEATGLILRIGEWVLAQACARLASWRRSIPGMDGLSMSVNLSGRQFMQRDLLGRISRILEDTGLPPSVVKLEITESVLMENAERAAEMLGEIKNLGLSVMIDDFGTGYSSLAYLRRFPVDALKVDRAFVRNLDTDRDNLHIVKAVVQLAHSLEMAVVAEGIETVKELAVLRSLRCGMGQGYHFARPLSAGAAQEYLRQALA comes from the coding sequence ATGAATAAATCCCTTGGGAAACCGGCCTGTACGGCGGCGTCCTGGCCCTGGGAGGAAGCCTGCTGCGGCGTGATGGCTTCGGCCCTGGGCGACGGTCTGGCCGTTCTGGACCATTCCTTCGGGCTCATCACCTGCAACGAGGCCTTCAAGGCGTTGATGGGGCGCGAGAGCGTCGCATCCGGCGACCACGTCCCGGACATGTTTCCGGCCTCCTGCCGCGACGAGCTCAGGCGGGTTCTGGCGGCCGCGCGCGACGGCGAACCCTGCCGGGCCGAGCTTGGCCTGGACGAGGGCCTGCTCCAGGCGGACGAGCCCCAGGGGTTGCGCGCCCTGGCCTCGGTCACGCCGCTGCCCTGCAACCCCGGACGGCCCGCCGCCATCGGGCTTCTGCTGGTTGACGTTTCCGCCCTCATCGAGGCCCGCGAGGCCCGCAACCGCGAGACCCTGCGCGCCCTGCGCGAGTCCGAGCGCACCGGCTGGACGCTCCTGAACGCCACCCTCGATTCCGCCTTCCTGTTCGACCGCGACGGGGTCATTCACGCCGCCAACGAGCACGCGGCCCGCAAGCTCGGCGTTTCCGAGGCCAAGGCCATGGTCGGCCGACGCATGAGCGAGTACTTCCCGCCCCACGTGTTCGAGAGACGCCTGGCCAACCTGCGCCGGGTGTTCGACACGGGCAAGCCGCTGCGCGTGGAGGACGAACGCGCGGACATCATCTTCGACAACAACCTGTTCCCGGTGTTCGACGAGCACGGGAACGTCTCCAAGGTGGCGGTTTTCGGCCACGACATCACCAAACGCCGCCAGAGCGAGGTGCAGCTGCGCAAACGCGCCTTCCAGCAGGGCGTGGTGGCGGAGCTGGGCATCTTCGCGCTCTCCAACCTCAGCCTGCGCGACATCCTGGACAAAACCTGCCGTCTGGCGGCCATGCTCTTCGAGGCAGATTTCTGCGAGGTGCTGGAAGTCGTCCCAGGACAGGATGACCTGCTGCTGACCGCCGGAGTGGGCTGGAACGCCTCCCAGCTGGGCACGCTCCGCGTCTCCCTGAGCGGCACCCTGGCCGGGCTCGCCCTGTCATCCAACGCCCCGGCGGTGGTGGAGGACGTCTGCACCGACACCCGCCTGAGCGAGATCCAGACTTTTCTCGACCACAGGATCGCCAGCGGCATGAGCGTGGTCATCCACGGGACCAGCTCGGCGTTCGGCGTGCTCGGCGTCCACTCCGTCAGGAAGCGCCGCTTCTCCGGGGACGAGGTCAACACCTTGCAGTCCGTGGCCAACGTGCTCTCCGAAGCCGTGGCGCGCTTTCAGGCCGAGAAGACGCTCCAGGCGCTCAGCGAGCGCAACACCGCCATACTGGGATCGGTGGCGCAGGGCATCTTCGGGGTGGACGAAGCGGGGCTCATCACCTTCGCCAACCCGGCGGTGGAGAAGCTCACGGGGTTTTCCGGCACGGAGCTTTCCGGGGCCAACGCGCACTGGCTGCTGCACCACACCCGTCCCGACGGGAGCGTCTACACCGAGGAGGCCTGCCCCATCACGCACACCCTGGCGGACGGGCAGCTGCGCCACGTGGAGGAGGACGTCTACTGGCGAAAGGACGGCACGAGCTTCCCCGTGGACTACTCCTGCACGCCGCTTTTCTCCCAGGACCGGCTGGAGGGAGCGGTGGTGGTGTTCGAGGACGTCACCGAGCGCAAGCGCGCCCAGGAACGCCTGCGCCGCCTGGCCTTCTTCGACGAGCTGACCGGGCTTCCCAACCGCAGCCAGTTCAAGCTGCGCCTGGAGTCGGCGCTGGACAGGTCCCGGCCCGGCGCCGGGTTCGCGGTGCTGTTTCTGGACCTGGACGACTTCAAGGTTGTCAACGACGGGCTGGGGCATTCCCTGGGCGACCGGCTGCTGCGCTCCATCAGCCAGCGGCTGCGCTCCGCCATCGGGCCGCGCGGGCTGCTGGCGCGCCTTGGCGGAGACGAATTCGCCGTGCTCCTGGAAGACATGCAGGACCCCAAAGAGGCCATGGCCATGGCCGGGCGCATCCACAAGGAGCTGGCCAGCCCCGAACGCCTGGAGGACTACGAGATCTTCATCTCCGCCAGCGTGGGGCTGGTGCTGAACGAGGGGCATTACCAGAACATCGAGGACATCCTGCGCGACGCGGACACGGCCATGTTCCAGGCCAAGACCCTGGGCAAGGGCGAGAACATGGTGTTCGACAAGGCCATGCACGACGAGGTCCGCTCCCGGCTGATGCTGGAGAACGACCTGCGCCGCGCCCTGGAGCGCGACGAGCTGTTCCTGGTGTACCAGCCCATCGTGAACCTCTCCGACCTGCGCCCCTCCGGGTTCGAGGCCCTGCTGCGCTGGCAGCATCCCGAGCGCGGGCTGGTGAGCCCCATGGAGTTCATCCCCGTGGCCGAGGCCACCGGGCTCATCCTGCGCATCGGGGAGTGGGTGCTGGCCCAGGCTTGTGCCCGGCTGGCGTCCTGGCGCAGGTCGATCCCCGGCATGGACGGCCTGTCCATGAGCGTCAACCTTTCAGGCCGCCAGTTCATGCAGCGCGACCTGCTGGGCCGCATCAGCCGCATCCTGGAGGATACGGGCCTGCCCCCCAGCGTGGTGAAGCTGGAAATCACAGAGAGCGTGCTCATGGAAAACGCCGAGCGCGCAGCGGAAATGCTCGGGGAGATCAAGAACCTGGGCCTCTCGGTGATGATCGACGATTTCGGCACAGGGTATTCCTCCCTGGCCTACCTGCGCCGCTTCCCGGTGGACGCCCTGAAGGTGGACCGGGCCTTCGTGCGCAACCTGGACACCGACCGCGACAACCTGCACATCGTCAAGGCCGTGGTCCAGCTGGCCCACAGCCTGGAGATGGCGGTGGTGGCCGAAGGCATCGAGACCGTGAAGGAACTGGCGGTCTTAAGGAGCCTGCGTTGCGGCATGGGGCAGGGCTATCATTTCGCCCGGCCCCTGTCGGCAGGGGCCGCCCAGGAGTACCTGCGCCAGGCCCTGGCCTGA
- a CDS encoding autotransporter outer membrane beta-barrel domain-containing protein — translation MKRLALVATLFSLVISMAGPASAARFTQYVGFGDSTQDSGYFRYNTTGLPAFDRIIADAVSRGASGAFVGPGIMNSTMLAGKFGLNGAAIGGGGTNYANGGAFSAPLRVSENSPALSGVSAPTNVSTNQQIQNYLLSTGGAANPNAVYMIKTSDNDLQFLRAMTPAWVAANPNFLANLAAGEAVSAAALQAAGARTILVPNSYNYAVFAGLGGAIAPGNEGLYATSLAYGRNRWADLTAAGVRFIPADIDSLMRFVVQHPTLFGFTPTSVLSANTLSPQLSPLLISWAEVTPDQLQTNLFIGANGVHFTTAGQQIEADYEHSLLVAPVQMSLLAEAPVQGGLARAATIQGQIDLSSKNRGPNGVNVWASGGVGSLNLKTTTGFPDSSGAPFTGSAGVDYQTHFGLILGAAFTAGTQTQNFSQDGGHFDQNDQAFSLYTAYKAGPVWGNAVASYGLYQDKITRPVTLGLFPDQNSADTSGHSLALALRLGGDITLGPVTTGPVVGLVLQQVTIKSFTESGTSGVTALSFGGQTRDSVVSQLGWRVLVDVARWQPFAEAKWNHEFAGRDRRVKAAITTASAAPYSMDAAPVTTDWGTASIGTIFKINDTVSLRGSVSTMFSNPQVVTYGGELGVNVSF, via the coding sequence ATGAAACGTCTCGCCCTTGTCGCAACGCTGTTCTCCCTCGTCATCAGCATGGCCGGTCCTGCCAGCGCAGCCAGGTTCACCCAGTACGTCGGATTCGGCGACAGCACCCAGGACAGCGGCTATTTCCGCTACAACACCACGGGGCTCCCGGCGTTCGACAGGATCATCGCCGACGCGGTGTCTCGCGGGGCCAGTGGCGCTTTCGTCGGGCCAGGCATCATGAATTCGACCATGCTGGCCGGAAAGTTCGGCCTGAACGGCGCGGCCATCGGCGGCGGAGGGACAAACTACGCCAACGGCGGCGCGTTCTCGGCCCCGCTGCGCGTCTCCGAAAATTCTCCCGCCCTCTCCGGTGTTTCGGCCCCCACCAACGTCTCCACGAACCAGCAGATCCAGAACTATCTGCTGTCCACAGGCGGCGCGGCCAACCCCAACGCCGTCTACATGATCAAGACAAGCGACAACGACCTCCAGTTCCTCCGGGCCATGACCCCGGCCTGGGTCGCCGCCAACCCCAACTTCCTGGCAAATCTGGCCGCCGGGGAGGCGGTCAGCGCCGCCGCCCTGCAGGCTGCGGGCGCGCGCACCATCCTGGTGCCAAACTCCTACAACTACGCCGTGTTTGCCGGACTCGGCGGCGCCATCGCTCCCGGAAACGAAGGCCTGTACGCGACCTCCCTGGCCTACGGGCGCAACCGCTGGGCGGACCTGACCGCGGCGGGCGTGCGCTTCATCCCTGCCGACATCGACTCCCTGATGCGCTTTGTGGTGCAGCATCCCACTCTGTTCGGGTTCACCCCCACCTCGGTGCTGTCGGCCAACACCCTGTCTCCTCAGCTCAGCCCTCTGCTGATCAGCTGGGCCGAGGTCACGCCCGATCAGTTGCAGACCAACCTGTTCATCGGCGCGAACGGCGTGCACTTCACCACGGCGGGCCAGCAGATCGAGGCGGATTACGAGCACAGCCTCCTCGTCGCGCCGGTCCAGATGTCGCTTTTGGCGGAAGCCCCGGTGCAGGGCGGTCTGGCCCGCGCGGCCACCATCCAGGGTCAGATCGATCTCTCTTCCAAAAATCGAGGCCCGAATGGCGTGAACGTCTGGGCCAGCGGCGGAGTCGGCTCCCTGAACCTCAAGACCACCACGGGCTTCCCTGATTCATCCGGCGCCCCTTTCACCGGCTCGGCGGGCGTGGACTACCAGACGCATTTCGGGCTTATCCTGGGTGCGGCCTTCACCGCCGGAACCCAGACCCAGAACTTCTCCCAGGACGGCGGCCACTTCGACCAGAACGACCAGGCCTTCAGCCTCTACACCGCCTACAAGGCCGGTCCGGTCTGGGGCAACGCGGTGGCGTCCTACGGCCTGTACCAGGACAAGATCACCCGCCCGGTCACCCTGGGCCTCTTCCCCGACCAGAACAGCGCCGACACCTCCGGGCACTCCCTGGCCCTGGCCCTGCGCCTTGGCGGCGACATCACGCTGGGACCCGTGACCACCGGCCCCGTGGTGGGGCTGGTGTTGCAGCAGGTCACCATCAAGAGCTTCACGGAATCCGGCACCAGCGGCGTCACCGCGCTGTCCTTCGGCGGCCAGACGCGCGATTCCGTGGTCAGTCAGCTGGGCTGGCGCGTCCTGGTGGACGTGGCCCGCTGGCAGCCGTTCGCGGAGGCGAAATGGAACCACGAGTTCGCGGGTAGGGACCGCAGGGTCAAGGCCGCCATCACCACGGCCTCCGCCGCGCCTTATTCCATGGACGCCGCCCCCGTGACCACCGACTGGGGCACCGCCTCCATCGGCACGATCTTCAAGATAAACGACACGGTGTCGCTGCGCGGCTCGGTATCGACCATGTTCTCCAACCCGCAGGTGGTGACCTACGGCGGTGAACTGGGCGTGAACGTCAGCTTCTAG
- a CDS encoding ATP-binding protein: protein MSAHDSLFTEQGDPTPASRLNHLEETTRLALAALDQAAALSDFSLSLARLEGPDPLLDLCLERLAGLLPFTTLGVMLVDEADSSFFMARCSPPSALPGLQAFVDQSIEDGLFAFALREKRAVLAPVAPPAAGGLPRSRHLLHVVTTASRTRGMFVAEMDADAPNLSEVTLSILSIILNNTAQALESLFLHQRIQAMNSSLKSEVACLTSSASELKADRDSQVRLISEKSSELHEAMGRLEEEVKERKKAEALLAALNQRLEAKVELRTSALFRKIAEMEAANKQLKQLERLKSSFLSSVSHELRTPLTSILGFAKLIAKDFERFFQPGSGSPLASKAERLLRNLDIVEKESERLTRLINDVLDLTRIESGKMPWRNEPLSVFDVVADALMAVGGRRENRPNVDVRLELPASLPTAQGDRDRVLQVLINLLDNALKFTMEGSVTVRASVDPDAMMLICVEDTGPGISPEETEKIFDKFHQHDRRDTLKDKPEGTGLGLAICKHIIDHHGGRIWMEHAPRGGSVFCLTLPLATGEE, encoded by the coding sequence ATGAGCGCACACGACAGCCTCTTCACCGAGCAGGGCGATCCCACCCCGGCCTCCAGGCTGAACCACCTGGAAGAGACCACCCGGCTGGCCCTGGCCGCGCTGGATCAGGCTGCCGCGCTCTCTGACTTCTCCCTGAGCCTCGCCCGCCTGGAAGGGCCGGACCCGCTCCTGGACCTCTGCCTGGAGCGTCTGGCCGGCTTGCTGCCGTTCACCACCCTGGGGGTCATGCTGGTGGACGAGGCCGATTCATCCTTCTTCATGGCCCGCTGCTCGCCGCCGTCCGCCCTGCCCGGTTTGCAGGCCTTCGTGGACCAGAGTATCGAGGACGGGCTGTTCGCCTTCGCCCTGCGCGAGAAGCGCGCCGTGCTCGCCCCTGTCGCGCCCCCGGCAGCGGGAGGCCTCCCGCGTTCCCGGCATCTGCTGCACGTGGTCACCACCGCCTCACGCACGCGCGGCATGTTCGTGGCCGAAATGGACGCCGACGCCCCGAATCTCAGCGAGGTGACCCTCTCCATCCTCTCCATCATCCTGAACAACACCGCACAGGCCCTGGAAAGCCTGTTCCTGCACCAGCGCATCCAGGCCATGAACAGCTCCCTGAAAAGCGAGGTCGCCTGTCTGACCAGCTCCGCCTCCGAACTCAAGGCCGACCGCGACAGCCAGGTCCGGCTCATCAGCGAAAAGAGCTCCGAACTGCACGAGGCCATGGGACGCCTGGAGGAGGAGGTCAAGGAACGCAAAAAGGCCGAGGCGCTCCTGGCCGCGCTCAACCAGCGCCTGGAGGCCAAGGTGGAGCTGCGCACCAGCGCGCTCTTCCGCAAGATCGCCGAGATGGAGGCCGCCAACAAACAGCTCAAGCAGCTGGAGCGCCTCAAGTCCTCGTTCCTGTCCTCCGTGTCGCACGAGTTGCGCACGCCGCTCACGTCCATCCTGGGCTTCGCCAAGCTCATCGCCAAGGATTTCGAGCGCTTCTTCCAGCCCGGCTCCGGCTCGCCCCTGGCGTCCAAGGCCGAGCGGCTGCTGCGAAACCTGGACATCGTGGAGAAGGAATCCGAACGCCTTACCCGCCTCATAAATGACGTTTTGGATCTCACCCGCATCGAGTCCGGCAAGATGCCCTGGCGCAACGAGCCCCTGAGCGTCTTTGACGTGGTGGCCGACGCGCTGATGGCCGTGGGCGGGCGGCGCGAGAACCGCCCCAACGTGGACGTGCGCCTGGAACTGCCCGCCTCGCTCCCCACGGCGCAGGGCGACCGCGACCGCGTGCTGCAAGTGCTCATCAATCTGCTGGACAACGCCCTCAAGTTCACCATGGAAGGCTCCGTGACCGTACGCGCCAGCGTTGACCCCGACGCCATGATGCTCATCTGCGTGGAAGACACCGGCCCCGGCATCTCGCCCGAGGAAACCGAGAAGATCTTCGACAAGTTCCATCAGCACGACCGCAGGGACACCCTCAAGGACAAGCCCGAAGGCACCGGTCTGGGCCTGGCCATCTGCAAGCACATCATCGACCATCACGGCGGGCGCATCTGGATGGAACACGCCCCACGCGGCGGCAGCGTCTTCTGCCTGACCCTGCCGCTGGCGACCGGCGAGGAGTAG